Genomic window (Lycium barbarum isolate Lr01 chromosome 2, ASM1917538v2, whole genome shotgun sequence):
agaatTGAACAGGGTGTTAGGTTTGAACCTGGAAACTCATTATTCCAATCAGTTGACCATTCAGAATAAGTTTCACCATTACGCGAGCGATGGGCAAAAGATGCATCAGGGGAATGAAACTTAGAAAGCATAGGCCCCTTTCTTAGATTATAAGAATTAGATCCAATAGCTTTGTCATCCCCACTAGCAAGAGTAGCACCTGAAGAAAGCTCAGGCACAACACGATCTATTGGGGAATTCTCAACCGACTTCTTGACGCTTTTGCCTGGAGGACGGCCTCTACGGACTACCTTAGGCTGTGGCTCACCATCCTCTCCTGCATGCCTCAGATTTTCAAAATCTCTTCTTGCTAGATCTTGAATGGTTCGTGCCTACAGAAGGAGGTGTCAAGATAAAGCGAAACAATGAAAAAACAACAAAAGGAGTAGAGAGATGCTAAAGATACCTGCCGATGGTAAACTGTATCCGCGGCATTATACTGCATTGCATTTGAACATATCAAGTGAACATCAGCCTGCATGAATCGGAATAGTGTCAGTGATTTCAACATTATTTCAATTGTTTATACTCCAATAACAATTTTGAGAGGTGGTAACATGAACAAAATCCCCTTCCACTCACCAAATCACACCCAAATGATATGTAGAAGGAGATAACGACGTATCACAAATAGAAGTACAAAGCAAGAAATATGAAAAGATCACTGAATAAATTTCACGTTTATCCTGtgaaattacttttttttttttttttttggtaagtaTCCAGTGAAATTACTTTTAAAACAACATAACTTTCGAAATCCTTCAAAACTTCAAACATCAAGACTTGTGTATATGCTATCTTCTTTTGAACTTCTTTGTACTTTTTTTATTGAGGCGTAACAGAATTAAGAATGTGCTGCTGGTGTTTTTACACCTTAGGAACACTTTCCTTTTTGCTTTTCCCACTACGTAGCTCTAGATTGGCTATTCTACCACAAATCGATATAAAAAATTTGACCACTTAAATAACCAGCTAAGAGAAGAATGGGAACTAACAATATTCACATTCACCAGCAAGCAAGTGCCAAGTTTGAAATGCAAGATATTAGATACTGCCTTGGGCTTCTTCACCAAGAACTAACACGATGCTAAACACAAAAATGCATGAATTTCAGATAATGAAAGAGATCCATAAGAATTGAACTCCTAAAGATTAAGTTAAAATATCTTAAATTGAAAGGCTGATGACACCAaggagccgagggtctatcagaaaccaTCTCTCTACCCCACATTCCCacaaaggtagggataaggtttgcgtacatcataccctccccaaaccccacttatgggattacactgggtaaaCGAAGAGAAAGAAAGAGACAAAAGTTCATTCAGCTTCAGTTTTACCAAGGGCAACACAATAGCTCTTCCTATTGTAGTTTCCTGCTGTAAGAGAACACTGTGCGACACTCGACTTAATAATCAAAATCAAAATAGAAGTATTTCTGCTGTATCTTTAGCAAAACTCACCTAGCCATCCATCTTCTCCTATTAAAAATGTAAAATAATCCAACTATTTTCACTCTTCCCTAAACTTTAAATTCCAAATATTTTGCCCAAAACAGTGCAACATCCAACTGACATATGCAAGATTCTTATCTTCCTTTCGCTACTACACTTTTCTTTGGATTTTAACAAATTCTCCAACCAAAAACTCAAGATAAACAAATCAAATTATATTAACAGGAAAGTTCAGGGCACCGTTCTCAACTCAAAGTGCATTTGTAGGTACTTCAAATCAATCGACAATAACAGGTGTCACCATCCATTATAAAATCCAAATACAAGCAACTATATAAATTTCAGCTTGGTAATCCATAACTGACCTCCAACTCTTCCAGGTGTGAGTAGAGCCCGCCATCAAGTTTCTTCCTTAAGGTTCCAAAATCCATAGGATGCTCTATAATCTCATGATAATCAGGTAGCTGCAAAGTAGTTCTTTCAATATCTACAGTGGATATAGTTACAATCCAATACGACTCGACATCGTTAGAAATGTACCTCATTCGGATCAACGGGCTCTGAGAACACACCATAAGTGTCCTTCCTGCATTTTATTATCGAAAGAAACTAATGCTTAAGTATAATATGGAACCAAAAGAAACAGCCCAAGTACAAGAAATAAAAGGATATCcatagagaaaaaggaaaaaacataCTTTTGAAGTCTGTCAAGAATGAACACCAATATTTTTTTGTCTGGCAAAGGTGTTGTGGGACCGGACACCAATGGGGATTCTGTCCACGAATAAATATCAgcaattaaattattttttttttttaaaaaagaattttTCCTAGGAATTCCCaacaattctttttcttttttctgtcaATTTTTCAAGAATGTAAAAGGATTAGATTGGAACCATGTGGAGTGTCCGTCACTATCAAAACTTTTTCTTCCTGCAAATTTAAGAAAACATAAGTTGTTAGCTCAATTATTATAACCTTAAAATAAGTGGGTATCTAAAAGATACACATAAAAACTGAAAGTTACAGTAAAAGGGGTCTCCTTGAAGTTGATAATTGAGCAAAATGTCTCCACAAAAGACACATCAAAGTACAATTGAAACCACTAACAACTAAAACTAACTGAAAAAGGACCAATCTTGCAACTTGCTCAAAAATTGATGCACATAAAGTATAAAAGAACTagtggtgaagaagaagaagaagaagaagaagtatatacatatagaaactggaaagaaaagaaaataagaaaggaCCCAAATTCAACTTtagaaaatagaaaagaaattACTTTTTTATGTAAAAATATAGAAGATAAATATATAGGTCAAAAAAAAACATGCAGATCTTGAAAGccataaagaagaagaaaaaaaaaaaggaacttgaGGTTACGCGCCAAATCCCAAAAAGGTTTATACGCTGTTGAATTTTcccacgaaaaaaaaaaaaaaaaagaagaaccaCCATATTCTtcctattttccaaaaatagaaaTACATTGAATTGACTctcttaaattttaattttgaataAACCTCCcctccaaaataaataaatacatactccctctgtcccaactttttaatttttgacCGCGAATTTGGATATAAAATCTTTACatctttttaaataaaatttgcaTATCTGAAAAGTAAAGTCACCTGATCAGAAACGACGTCGTCAGATCTACAATCAACGGTGCTGATCTTCCCGTTACTATCCCCCAATTCAGGTTCGGAGTCAGGTTCGGATGAATTATCCAAATGTTGTTGGCTTTGATTCGATTGGTTCGGAGGCAAACGAACAACGAGCTTGACTTTCTTCTGTTTCCTCTCATCCTCATCGTCATCAAATTCCGGTGCGGGTGAATTCGAATTAGGGTTCCGGCGAGATGAACGGCGAATAACAGATGCCTTATTATTACtactagtattattattattattattattttctcttTTTGAGAGATCTGATAAAGAGGGTctacctttcttcttctttcttttcatttcCATTGTAGCTATAGAtactctttctcttcttcttgttttggttattgttgttaCCTTACCCATTTCctagtccctttttttttttttttttcctctctctaTAAaagggatttttattttttatttttcgttTTACACTCCTATTTGTTATAGGAATAACAAAATTGATATATATTAAATTATTTGAGCGAATGAGAGAGGGTAACGCGTGACCGAGGCGTTACATTACGATGACGAAACGGTGCGTCACTCACGCGCCTTATTACTTGTGAACTGACGGTGAttccttttttttgttcttgtttaccAACTCTATTTTAATTTGCATTAGAATTTATACTCTCTTGTATTCCGGAATTCCAAAAAgcgaaaaaaaattatttttcaaaagaattcacttttttacaattacatttcgacaaaaactataatttcaaaaactatggtcaaacacaactccaactccaactctaactccaaaattccaaaaaaagtatCTATGGACAAACAGGCCCTTAATTTTTGTGGCACCTTTCGACTTTTAAGATTCAAATAAGTCTTTCTTTAACCGTAGTATTTTTATATATCATTTAAAATTATCAATTATTAttacttatagtatttttttacattgttttcaaatatgaattttatttcaaaaaatgtCCAAATTTACGATCAAAATTGAACTGTTTCACTCTCAAAATTCGAACTGTGttaacataaattgagacaatAAGAAAGCGATGTTCTATGATAGTGAATATTGAGTCGTTAAAGTTCAATATGTTCATAAGATGAATGTTGCAGAGGTATGAGTGTTTGATGAATTTGTAATTAGCTAAAATTAGATGAATTTGAAAATATTCACATCCGTCAGAAAATATAGATAGCATGTAATGAGGATAACATGAAAGAAGAATGTATGGGATGATTTAGTCATGTTCTGTATCGATCTATATATATTTTGAGTCATAAGTATGCTATGGTGAGTGAATATATTAAAAAGGGTGAGGTAGAAGTTCGGCAATTCCTTAGAATCAACGTAAACTTGGAATTGTCTATCTAAGAGTATTTTGACTTTATCATCAACATGTCAGTAAGAATATAAATGACTTTGATATTAATGATATTATGTataatttgtatatatttaatttatttttaacttttatgatgatatgaattgaacttaaatgaaaaatataacTAGTGAGAAGCTATCATGTTTGGAATTTAGACATGTTAAGTATTGTCTTAAAGCTTGTGCTCAATGTGAGCTAAAACATATTCTAAAAGTCATTATATTATATGCAGAGTGGAACCATGCAGTACCAGACACGAGATAGATCTTCCAAAGAACAAGGCCTTTTTCGAATAAGCCAATTCATTTGTGACCCTGCAGATTGTGTGTACCAAAAGTTGTTTTAAATTGACCAATTTTAATTTGATATTCTACTCACGAAGGATTaaaattctcaaaaagaagacgATAAGTATaaatagaaaataattttaggaaaTCATAGGTGTACAACACAGAGAGTCCTCTAGGTATTTTTCTATCAAATATTTCTAGGTCCAACAGTTCACTATGTAGCTTTTAAGATTTAGTACAACTTTTGACAACTGAGTTAAGAATATTGGTTCAATTAACTTTTTAGAATTTGGCGTTTTAATCGACATAACTGGCTAAGTATACACAACAAAAAATGAAAGATGAAATTTTCCAAAGACTTTAAAAGTAAAGACGAGTGTTTTTGAAATATTTGTCAATATAAGCTGAATGGATGGTACTTTCTAATTATCATTTTTTGTAAATTAGTACTTGAGGTGATTAGGACATAAAAGTACGTGAATCGGGAATATGTTGATGTACTTTAGAAACAAAAATATTATCGTGGTAGTACGTCATCTCACTTTCTTTTTGTGACGAACTACCTAGTTCAACTCTAAACATTGTTCTAGACTTCTAGTTAGGGCTGCGTAGGTGGTTCGGTTCGGATTTAAAAGTTATCGGTTAAACTTATCGGTTATCGGTTTGTAGACATGTTAAACCATTAAAGAACCGTTAAGATATCGGTTACTGGATTAATGGTTAATCGGTTTTTGATCGTTATCGGTTCGGTCatcggtttaaccgttaagatATCACACGAAATTTTTTCAAGAACAAAGAACCCATCTTCAAAGCAGAATCATAAACGAATTAACGAGATGCAAAATGAATAAAGTAGCTACACAAGAAAGTGTCTGCATCAGTTAGCTATAAAATAATGTACCATTCAAAGAAATCAATTGCAGCTTTGCTCCATCACAACTCACAAAGGACTATTAGACCACTGGTAAGCAAGTGTTAACTTGGTGGCAAGGCTGCAGATTGATTTCGATCAATATGAGCATGCCAAAAAGATTACTTCTATTTCTTAGTCCCGGTGTTCATGACTAGAACTTTATCAGACTATCGAGGCATCTTAGTCCTTAAACTCATTGTGCAAGCACTCCTTGCACCTACATTCACACTTACAAGCGATGGTGATTATACAATATACCAAGTTCCTCTTTAGGTAACAGAAATCATCCACAAAGTTAAATCGAAAAGCATATCTAGCTATAATAggcatagtaattatatatagAAGGGTTATATGGAATACTGGACAGTGAACTCCACAAATTATATATGGAAGGTTATAAATtaaagggtataattgtaattaaATAAATAGTTATTGGGTTATCGGTTCACCCGTTAACAAAAGTGGTGAACCCGAGACCCGAACCGATACTCCAACAACTAGAGAACACCACCCGATACCCGAACCATTAATCCAATAATCTAATAATCGGTTCGGGTTATTAGTTTAACTGTTAACATGCACAACCTTACTTCTAGTTCAGTTACTTTTCTTAATtttagaaaaaagataaatgaagGACTCGGAGAAAATCAAATGTTAAATGAACGAAAAAGAGTACATTCCTCTGATTACAAAAATATGGTATTTGGACCAACAAAACCTAAACATAGGCACGAGGTATACGTCCAATTCCAAATGGTGCAAATTCCTAACAACTTTAGGTAATTAAGGTACAACGGAATATATCGTATATATCTCATGATCTGATGCAACTTCTGTTGCTATATATTAGCTGTTTACCCTCgaaaatggataacaattaaatttataaatagttaataggatatgtggttagatTAATTTGTAACGTATAATAATATCAAGCTAATGAtaatatattaataaataatagtaTAAGAAACCAAGTTGTGAACTCTGAGATCTGGTCCCTTTTTGGTGATTGCTTTCCTTAACCGAGCCAATCAACTTAAGAAAATCCAATTTAGATTACAAATGTCAAGAATAATGAAAAACGAACCTAAAAAGAAGGGGGTACACCCTTATTTATAGCAAAAAATAGATGGGCCTTAGTACATTCTAAGAAAAGGCCTTACTAGAAAAATTCTAAAATAGATAAGGCTGCATCCGTACGATCTGACACATGTACTGTTGTCAGCGCAAATGGCGGAACGGTCAGATGACGCGTGACCTATTCCACAACGGATTCTCCGAGCCTATGTTGAGTGTGTTCGCTTCAAGCTCGGGTTTTCTGTGACCATCAACATACCCTTGGTTTCGACAATGAGTTGAATGAACTCATGACCCTTCGGTCCTCGTTCCCTCGGATGGCCAACAACCTCATTCTTCTTCGATCTCATGTCGGACAGCTGTGACTTTTACCCCGGTTCTTACCAAATACGAATTACTTCGGTTTTTACCGTGTACATTAGCCATATTATTTGTTTCTCCCACAAGAGACTTTACATTCCAAAGATATATAACGAATAATATTATTCACGCTTGATATTCACCTCcaagaaataaatacataaataaaatATTTGGAACCTAATTATTTGAAGTTTATTGCATTCAATTTTGGATAAAAGAAAAAGACCTTTTCTTTTAATCTTTTGCGAAAGAAAAGGGAGTGAAGGAATTTTAGATATAATTTTTGCTTATTTCTCATGTGTTATTCGATATCTGCTTTGGGGTTTGCCTAATTCAAATTTGCATTGAAAGTATCACTTTAGGGAGTAAAGCGCTCTCTATCAAAGTCGAGTTCATTTTTACGCCTCAAACTCGAGACTTTCAGTTAAGGATGAAAGAATATTTACTGACATCACAACCTTTATTGGTATTCTAGAGAATTTTCTATTTTACAATAAATTTGTCTGCCTAATTTTGTCtctgtcttactttttttttaattatcccTAACACACAATTTATGTCTCACATGTCATGTTTTTGGCCGGATTGTCCTTCATACAgactggtctttaatatttggccCTCAAATCGATGgcctttaatttttacccctgcttctcatttaatgaaattttTTGGACCAAAGTATTTTTATTCGCTGGTCTACGAAACCAGAGATTCTAGGTTCGATTCCCAGCAGAGGCGATGAATTCGTTGTTttcttaccaaaaaaaaaaattgtaaggcaAAATTTGTCTTGTCTTGCATAAGTTCTGTACGAATTAAATTATCCAacataagttgtgtagtaacttattcgcaaggcataagtttttAAAAATCCTTTGCCTCGTCCGGCATAATTTCTGTAGGAATTAAATTTTtcggcataagttgtgtagtgTCGAGCTAATTagttactacacaacttatgccggAAAATTTAGTTCCTACAGAAattatgccggacaaggcaaGATGAAACTTTGCCTTGGGAAATTAGGGTCAGAGATAAaggtaagacaattttttttcgATGTAGGAATTTTTTCGATCACTTGTTTGTTACTTAAACAGCCGAAGGACAAAAATAAAAGACCAGTaatttgaggtgcaaaaattttGACCACCCCAAGATGGCACATTCGTGCGAATGACCCTCACATGTTCCTACCTCGAGTACCACACATAGTTTGATAACTTTCCACACGTGCCCTCCACCGCGACCACTTGACCATTTTCATAATATCTTTATATTGGTATTGGGCTGACAATCATCTTAGCCAATTTTCAGCCCAAATAAAACGATAATTTTGATCGGGACATTGTCACTTTTGTCCTATTttgtgatggtctttaatttttggccttcgtaACAAATAACTTTTCGCGGAGCAGAAGTTTTTATCCTCGCATCCTAACCACAAATTATGCCTGCAAGACCTTTGCCTTAAAAAACTCATGCCTCACTAGGCTTAAGTTTGATtgctaaaaaacaaaaaaaaataaagatcaGCCCATTTGAAGGCTAAGTCGTGCAATTTCATCTTTGTTCTTTTTTTgccagtgtgtgtgtgtgtgttgtatggACTCTCAAATACAGAATTACGGGCAGCCAGTTGCCCAATCGACTTTCCTATGCCCCCAAAGAGAAAGGATGTTTATTTAAGTTATTAATTGTCACTTTCTAATTTACCCTATTAAGGTTACTAGGAAAACAAAATATTTTATATGAAAAAAATCTCATAGATGATTTTCTGGTTTTTATTCGATGTAAAAGTGATGACAAATGATAATATAATATAATTGATAGTGTTTTGGTGATAGTTTATGTTGGAAAACCAAAGATGATCATATTAAGAAGAACAGATAAGAGACCAATAAAATATTGTAAGCACAATAAACATAAGACAGAGTTGAAATTGGGAAGCTCGGTTCAAGACACGCTATGGATGACACTGTCTTCAAAGTAGATTTTTGTCGCTATCCTTGTGCAAAATAGCAAAGTGACGTTCTACTCCCACGATATAATGAACCACTCAGAAATCTTCTAATGTGCACTCAAATAGAAGTTCCGGAGTACCCTTTTAATCTCTCAACTGCTTTTGTAAGAATTCAGAATAAAGAGAAAAACGGATTCTTGAAGAGAATAAAACTATTAGAAGCCTAAAGATCTAGATTTGTTATTGTTGATTTTCTGCGGAGAGATAGTATTTATAAAAAGTAAAACACACCTATCATGAATAGGTGTGCCCCTTAAGATCAGATGACACGCTTTCACAATGAATAGGTGTATTCTTTAAAGAATGGGTAACCCCTTTTCATTATAAATTGTGTCTTGCCAAAATGTGCTTTTAAATTTTGAATCACTTCTAAAACATTTTTCAACAGTTTTGAGTAATAACAATATAGTACAACATTGATTATATATTGATTGAAGCTAATGATATGAAACAAGAGTTAGAACTTAGAATCTATGCAATAGAAAAGGGACTTTCGTCCATAGGTGATTCGATTTCGTGGATTTGCATCTACCTATTTGCTGATATTAGAGTAGCAATTTAATAGGCTGAACGAAAATGCGTCCAGTCTCTTACAACACTTGCAATATCCTGAATTTAGCAAAGTCTAATTCAGATTGCTAATTTTGCCCAACTTAAAGTTAAAAGTACATGTGATGAGTAATAATTTTAATTGCTGATTGAGAACAAGCATGTATGACAACTAGCTAAAAAGCAAGCCAACTTTCTGTATATATTATTTGGAACTACAGTAAATAGCAACCCTACTTGTTCAACAATCAAACAACAAAAAGGGAAAACAGGAGTTTAACTTCTATGAGCTCATCATTAGGACATAAAAGGGGTGAGTTGAGTCGTACTAAATTTTCGAGGTCTCTTAAAAATTTGCCTAACTTCAGTTCAAAAGAACCCAGTGCTTTACGTGTTGCTAGTCAACTAGTGAAACCAACAATAACATGTAACACGCGACATATAGTCATAcaagtgtatacggtaaaaaacggatgcgaggcaaaccggtggagcgaggggaccgactgatctgccttcttcgtcattggaacgaccaagcccggtgacccgagcattcgtggccgttggtccgagtagccgttggtccgtgtggccgttacaCGCGAGCCACGtgccagtagcgtcctgtcatggtcaactacccaccatgcgtgtgtcagacggcgccgtcagtctaatcccaccaaatccgtgcagagttgtccttattattattattttattaattaatatTGGATGAAACCCATGGAAGTCACACTATAAACAGGGCATATCCCCCTCTTTTgtaagggttggcttcttcattttccaagaacacttgtaatagaaaaatatatatgcaatctctctctcaat
Coding sequences:
- the LOC132628221 gene encoding uncharacterized protein LOC132628221; translation: MGKVTTITKTRRRERVSIATMEMKRKKKKGRPSLSDLSKRENNNNNNNTSSNNKASVIRRSSRRNPNSNSPAPEFDDDEDERKQKKVKLVVRLPPNQSNQSQQHLDNSSEPDSEPELGDSNGKISTVDCRSDDVVSDQEEKVLIVTDTPHESPLVSGPTTPLPDKKILVFILDRLQKKDTYGVFSEPVDPNELPDYHEIIEHPMDFGTLRKKLDGGLYSHLEELEADVHLICSNAMQYNAADTVYHRQARTIQDLARRDFENLRHAGEDGEPQPKVVRRGRPPGKSVKKSVENSPIDRVVPELSSGATLASGDDKAIGSNSYNLRKGPMLSKFHSPDASFAHRSRNGETYSEWSTDWNNEFPANILRADMKYGKKHFSIDENRRDTYQQFHPSASCTEPSPLWNTDGDMKRLMAVGVHAEQHAYARSLARFAANLGPVVWKVASKKLENILPAGVKFGPGWVGEGGGGPIEPSACSAEIHKSLDSSSTNPHSSRPVTPTPPGLNSTVMCKPAAEIFEAVKRLNSHNELTRQGSGDAAPQKSFLQPRNGFNGMFGYESSPQAELSRFSTSKGQSGQQEASRVNPSFHPAVLNHVASAENNKLLQSLATLYSGNSLPQGKNPDFCTEQNVSVQQRSRMSVPPDLNVRVQPPGSPSASLQIGSSQQPDLALQL